Proteins encoded together in one Macadamia integrifolia cultivar HAES 741 chromosome 8, SCU_Mint_v3, whole genome shotgun sequence window:
- the LOC122087492 gene encoding histone-lysine N-methyltransferase SUVR3, with protein MLQEGKRICECSRTEIEAELLFECAELILPWLPPSDLASVSSTCKTLHRISRIITTRRASDAARSFEMNPIPFLNSVDDQPYWYFIYTRSQILGLPDSLPLSQQPWGFIPNPTNRNRPYSKPSSDTSFDLNPMCSFSRTFELDCGCDCKSCSQSYKVNEVGESECCPCSTIQPELLGSSPDAEMVMMECGPSCACGLECEYRSTLREISIRLAIVKDRRKGWGLHAAQFIGRGEFICEYAGEVLTTEEARRRQQKYDELASISQFSSALLVVREHLPSRKACLRVNIDATRVGNVARFVNHSCDGGNLSTVLVRNSGLLLPRLCFFSSRDIQEGEELTFSYGDVRLRPNGLQCFCSSSGCFGVLPSEQT; from the exons ATGCTCCAGGAGGGGAAAAGGATTTGTGAGTGTTCTCGAACTGAAATCGAAGCAGAACTCCTCTTTGAATGCGCGGAGTTGATACTTCCATGGCTCCCACCGTCCGACCTTGCTTCCGTATCTTCGACCTGCAAAACCCTCCACCGGATATCCCGAATCATCACCACCAGGAGAGCTTCAGATGCCGCGAGAAGCTTCGAAATGAATCCCATCCCTTTCCTTAATTCCGTCGATGATCAACCCTACTGGTATTTCATCTACACTCGGTCACAAATTCTGGGTCTCCCTGACTCGCTTCCCTTATCTCAACAACCATGGGGATTCATCCCTAACCCTACTAATCGCAACAGACCGTACTCCAAGCCATCTTCAGATACAAGTTTCGATCTGAACCCGATGTGTTCCTTCTCAAGAACGTTCGAACTTGATTGTGGTTGTGACTGTAAGAGCTGTTCTCAATCTTATAAAGTGAACGAAGTTGGGGAATCAGAATGCTGCCCATGTTCGACTATCCAGCCCGAGCTTTTGGGTTCGAGTCCGGACGCGGAGATGGTGATGATGGAGTGTGGACCGAGTTGTGCTTGCGGGTTGGAATGCGAGTACCGATCGACTCTGCGAGAAATTTCCATTCGACTGGCAATTGTTAAGGATCGGAGGAAAGGTTGGGGCTTGCACGCCGCTCAGTTCATTGGGCGTGGGGAATTCATCTGCGAGTACGCCG GTGAAGTATTGACAACTGAAGAAGCTAGAAGGCGGCAGCAGAAGTACGATGAACTTGCTTCAATTAGTCAATTTTCTTCTGCCCTTTTGGTTGTGCGAGAGCATCTACCTTCCAGAAAAGCATGTTTGAGGGTGAACATTGATGCCACAAGAGTTGGAAATGTTGCACGCTTTGTTAATCATTCTTGTGATGGTGGCAATCTTTCAACAGTCTTGGTGAGAAACTCAGGCTTGTTGCTACCTcgtctttgtttcttttcttccagAGACATACAAGAAGGTGAAGAGCTTACATTTAGTTATGGAGATGTTAGACTCAGGCCTAATGGCTTACAATGTTTTTGTAGTAGCTCTGGTTGCTTTGGAGTTCTTCCTTCAGAACAGACATGA
- the LOC122087493 gene encoding LOB domain-containing protein 20: MDQESSCDGHRSSGIGKRTAVTLATTSTTAPPCGACKFLRRKCISGCIFAPYFGSDQGAARFAAVHKVFGASNVSKLLLRVPPNRRHDAVVTISYEAQARLSDPVYGCVSTIHALQQQVASLEAELSSVQSQLMSCRLAMANALQSIQNQQNQLHQLPNFAVLQPAYSNNSSASNNLVNLSSLSSNFEIAVETAPSSHSFDPLQLSRLSQEEEGEEEILHQK; encoded by the exons ATGGATCAGGAGTCCTCTTGCGATGGTCACCGTAGTAGTGGCATTGGAAAGCGAACTGCTGTTACTCTGGCAACTACATCAACAACAGCTCCACCTTGTGGTGCATGCAAGTTCTTAAGGAGGAAATGCATTAGTGGATGTATCTTTGCACCATATTTTGGATCAGACCAAGGTGCAGCTCGCTTCGCAGCCGTCCACAAGGTGTTTGGCGCAAGTAATGTATCTAAGCTTTTGTTACGTGTACCACCCAACCGACGACATGATGCTGTCGTCACCATATCTTATGAGGCTCAAGCTAGGTTGTCTGATCCTGTTTATGGATGCGTCTCCACTATACACGCATTACAGCAACAG GTGGCTTCATTGGAAGCAGAGCTCTCTTCTGTGCAAAGCCAGCTGATGAGCTGTAGGTTAGCCATGGCAAATGCTCTTCAGAGCATACAGAATCAACAGAATCAGCTTCATCAGCTGCCGAATTTTGCAGTGCTTCAGCCGGCTTACTCTAATAATTCATCGGCCTCCAACAACCTTGTCAACCTCAGTAGCTTATCGTCAAATTTCGAAATTGCAGTTGAGACTGCGCCATCTTCTCATAGCTTTGACCCTCTCCAGCTCTCCAGGCTTTCACAGGAGGAAGAGGGTGAGGAAGAGATACTTCACCAGAAATAG
- the LOC122087626 gene encoding phosphoserine aminotransferase 2, chloroplastic-like: MATAASPHALLVQNPNLTSKSCFLKNPITSYTFPSNKTHFTTSMHSNKSLSITCVAQVQDRSTQTVQSQERVFNFAAGPAILPEKVLKKAEAEIYNWRGSGMSVMEMSHRGKEFLSIIQKAEADLRQLLNISSDYEVLFLQGGATTQFAAIPLNLCNPEDPVDYLVTGSWGDKAFKEAQKFCKPKVIWSGKSDKYTKIPSFDELEQNRDAKYLHICANETIHGVEFKNHPTPKNNGKLLIADMSSNFCSKPVDVSKFGLIYAGAQKNVGPSGVTIVIVRKDLIGNAQPITPVMLDYKIHADNKSLYNTPPCYGIYMCGLVFEDLLDQGGLEEVHKKNLKKADILYNTIDASGGFYRCPVEKSVRSLMNVPFTLERSDLEAEFIKEAAKEKMVQLKGHRSVGGMRASIYNAMPLAGVEKLVAFMKDFQARHA, translated from the coding sequence ATGGCGACGGCAGCTTCTCCTCACGCCCTTCTcgtccaaaaccctaaccttacttcaaaatcatgttttttgaaAAACCCAATCACCAGCTACACCTTCCCTTCCAACAAGACCCACTTCACCACCTCGATGCACTCAAACAAGTCTCTCTCGATTACCTGTGTTGCGCAGGTTCAAGATCGCTCTACCCAAACGGTCCAATCCCAAGAGCGCGTCTTCAACTTTGCCGCCGGCCCTGCGATTCTTCCTGAGAAAGTCCTGAAGAAGGCCGAAGCTGAAATCTATAATTGGCGTGGTTCTGGTATGAGCGTTATGGAGATGAGTCATAGAGGTAAAGAATTTCTTTCCATAATCCAAAAAGCGGAAGCGGATCTGCGTCAGCTTCTGAATATTTCTTCCGATTACGAGGTTTTGTTCTTGCAAGGCGGTGCCACTACCCAATTTGCAGCGATCCCTTTGAATCTCTGCAATCCCGAAGATCCGGTTGATTATTTGGTTACTGGGTCTTGGGGAGATAAGGCTTTTAAGGAAGCCCAGAAGTTCTGTAAACCTAAGGTAATCTGGTCTGGGAAGTCCGACAAGTATACAAAGATCCCATCTTTCGATGAGTTGGAGCAAAACCGAGATGCCAAGTATTTGCATATATGCGCCAATGAAACCATTCACGGTGTCGAGTTCAAGAACCATCCGACCCCGAAGAACAATGGCAAACTCTTGATTGCAGATATGTCTTCTAATTTCTGCTCGAAGCCCGTCGATGTTTCGAAATTTGGTCTCATCTATGCTGGAGCGCAGAAGAACGTGGGTCCATCTGGTGTCACAATAGTGATCGTCAGAAAAGATCTGATCGGAAATGCCCAGCCGATTACACCCGTGATGCTTGATTACAAGATCCACGCCGACAACAAATCTCTCTACAACACCCCACCTTGTTATGGTATCTACATGTGTGGACTAGTCTTTGAAGATCTGTTGGATCAGGGAGGTCTGGAGGAGGTTCAtaagaagaatttgaagaaggCAGATATTCTCTACAATACGATTGATGCAAGTGGAGGATTCTACAGATGCCCAGTTGAGAAATCAGTGAGGTCGCTCATGAACGTGCCTTTCACTCTCGAGAGATCGGATCTGGAAGCAGAGTTCATCAAGGAAGCTGCCAAAGAGAAGATGGTTCAGCTTAAGGGTCACAGATCGGTTGGTGGGATGCGAGCTTCTATCTATAATGCTATGCCTTTGGCAGGGGTTGAGAAATTGGTTGCTTTCATGAAGGATTTCCAGGCAAGGCATGCTTGA
- the LOC122086500 gene encoding ubiquitin-conjugating enzyme E2 2 gives MSTPARKRLMRDFKRLQQDPPAGISGAPQDNNIMLWNAVIFGPDDTPWDGGTFKLTLQFTEDYPNKPPTVRFVSRMFHPNIYADGSICLDILQNQWSPIYDVAAILTSIQSLLCDPNPNSPANSEAARMFSENKREYNRRVREIVEQSWTAD, from the exons ATGTCGACACCGGCGAGGAAGAGGCTGATGAGGGATTTCAAAAGGTTGCAGCAAGATCCACCTGCGGGGATCAGTGGAGCTCCTCAGGATAATAATATCATGTTGTGGAATGCTGTgatttttgg ACCTGATGATACCCCTTGGGATGGAG GTACGTTTAAATTGACGCTGCAGTTCACTGAGGATTACCCTAATAAGCCTCCTACGGTTCGATTTGTTTCACGGATGTTTCATCCAAACA TTTATGCAGATGGAAGTATTTGCTTGGATATTTTACAGAATCAGTGGAGTCCTATTTATGATGTTGCGGCTATATTGACTTCTATTCAG TCCCTGCTTTGTGACCCAAACCCAAACTCGCCTGCAAATTCTGAGGCAGCTAGAATGTTCAGTGAGAACAAGCGGGAATACAACCGAAGAGTGCGTGAAATAGTGGAGCAGAGCTGGACAGCAGACTGA
- the LOC122086499 gene encoding probable inactive leucine-rich repeat receptor-like protein kinase At3g03770, with protein sequence MAQVLHPSYPLVLFFVILSFRYSNQLQSSHAQTLFRIQGLLNFPTVLSSWNGNTDFCNTDPSPNLTVVCYEDSITQLHIIESKGTPPLPQNFSIDSFFTTLVRLPSLKVLSLVSLGLWGPLSGKISRLSSLEIFNISSNFLSGTIPQEISFLEKLQTLMLDDNMFSGHVPDWLGSLPVLAVLSLKKNSLSGPLPKSLGTMENLRVLSLSSNRLSGAVPDLTSLTNLQVLDLEDNYLGPLFPRLGSKLITLVLRKNRFSSGIPSEVSSYYQLQRLDISFNRFMGPFLPSLLSLPSITYLNVAENKLNGLLSVNMSCNAELIYVDLSSNLLTGSLPNCLLSDSENRVVLYARNCLDTGNQNQHPYSFCRNEALAVGILPHKQEEPRKASKAILALGVVGGIFGGVLLVGLIFLAHRRVKAKKVKVPPTKLITVNASTGYTSKLLSDARYISQTTKLGTLGLPAYRTFSLEELEEATDNFDSSTFMNEGSHDQIYRGTLSNGSLVAIRCLKLKRRYSTQHFMHNIELISKLRHRHLVSALGHCFECYLDDSSVSRIFFVFEYVSNRTLRSHLSEGLAGQTLTWTQRIGAAIGIAKGIQFLHMGILPGVLSNSLKITDVLLDQSLVAKISSYNLPLLTENMGKAVMGFSSSGSKEPSVAGSSRHGDKVDIYDFGVILMEIIVGRPITSQEEVDILKDQLQESIMADDAAQRSIIDLEVRKACVYESLKTVTEICIRCLSKEPAGRPSVDDVLWNLQFAAQVQDSWKGDSQSSECSPVSPSQPGLRLAFQ encoded by the exons ATGGCTCAAGTACTCCACCCTTCATACCCTCTTGTCCTGTTCTTTGTTATTCTTTCGTTTCGTTATTCAAATCAACTACAATCTTCTCATGCTCAGACCCTTTTCAGAATTCAAGGGCTTTTGAATTTTCCAACTGTTTTAAGCAGCTGGAATGGCAACACGGATTTCTGCAACACCGACCCAAGTCCGAATCTAACTGTTGTCTGCTACGAAGATAGCATAACCCAGCTCCATATAATTGAGAGCAAGGGGACTCCACCACTGCCTCAGAATTTCTCGATAGATTCTTTCTTCACCACACTTGTTAGGCTTCCGAGCTTGAAAGTCTTGTCTTTGGTGTCTCTCGGTTTATGGGGTCCGTTATCTGGTAAAATCTCTCGCCTTTCTTCACTGGAGATATTCAACATTAGTTCAAATTTCTTGTCCGGTACAATTCCTCAGGAGATTTCGTTTCTGGAGAAGCTACAAACGCTCATGCTAGATGACAATATGTTCTCTGGCCATGTTCCTGATTGGTTGGGTAGCCTTCCAGTTTTGGCCGTTCTGAGTTTGAAGAAAAACTCTTTGAGTGGACCTCTGCCAAAATCGTTAGGAACTATGGAGAATCTTCGAGTTCTTTCCCTCTCAAGCAATCGACTATCTGGAGCGGTTCCTGATCTTACCAGTTTGACAAACCTTCAAGTGCTTGATTTGGAAGATAATTATTTGGGACCTCTGTTTCCTCGTCTGGGAAGCAAGCTGATCACGCTTGTACTCAGAAAGAACCGGTTTAGCTCTGGCATCCCTTCTGAAGTAAGCTCCTATTATCAGCTTCAACGGCTGGACATCTCTTTCAACagatttatgggaccattcctgCCTTCGTTGTTATCTTTGCCTTCCATTACTTATCTGAATGTCGCAGAAAACAAGTTAAATGGGTTGCTTTCTGTAAACATGTCTTGCAATGCCGAACTGATTTATGTGGATTTGTCTTCTAATCTCTTAACTGGGAGTTTGCCAAATTGTCTGCTTTCGGATTCTGAGAACAGAGTTGTCCTGTATGCTAGAAATTGCCTGGATACTGGAAATCAAAATCAGCATCCATATTCCTTTTGCCGAAATGAAGCTTTAGCTGTGGGAATATTACCTCACAAACAAGAGGAGCCACGGAAAGCTTCTAAAGCAATTCTTGCATTAGGGGTGGTCGGGGGGATTTTTGGGGGAGTTTTGCTTGTTGGTCTAATTTTCTTGGCTCATAGAAGAGTTAAAGCTAAGAAGGTTAAAGTGCCTCCAACAAAATTAATAACAGTGAATGCGTCAACCGGGTATACCTCAAAGCTGCTCTCTGATGCAA GGTATATATCTCAAACAACAAAACTGGGAACACTTGGCCTCCCTGCTTATCGGACTTTCTCTTTGGAGGAGCTTGAAGAGGCTACAGATAATTTTGATTCATCAACTTTCATGAATGAAGGTTCTCATGATCAG ATATACAGAGGTACGCTGAGTAATGGTTCCCTTGTCGCTATTAGATGCTTGAAATTGAAAAGGAGATACAGCACTCAGCACTTTATGCACAACATTGAACTAATTTCAAAACTCAGACATCGGCATTTGGTCAGTGCTCTCGGACACTGCTTTGAGTGTTATCTGGATGATTCAAGTGTCAGCAGAATATTCTTTGTCTTTGAATATGTATCAAACAGGACACTGAGAAGCCACCTCTCTG AGGGGCTTGCAGGACAAACACTCACATGGACACAAAGGATTGGAGCTGCTATTGGCATAGCAAAGGGGATACAATTCCTGCATATGGGAATTCTTCCCGGTGTGCTTTCGAATAGTTTGAAAATAACAGATGTTCTGTTAGATCAGAGCCTTGTTGCCAAAATTAGCAGTTATAATCTGCCTTTATTAACAGAAAATATGGGGAAG GCTGTCATGGGATTTTCATCTAGTGGATCAAAAGAACCTAGTGTTGCTGGaag CTCAAGACATGGGGATAAGGTTGATATTTATGACTTCGGGGTAATCTTGATGGAAATCATTGTGGGAAGACCAATCACTTCCCAAGAAGAAGTAGACATTTTAAAAGATCAG TTACAAGAAAGCATTATGGCTGATGATGCGGCTCAAAGGAGCATCATTGATCTAGAAGTACGCAAGGCATGCGTATATGAATCATTAAAAACAGTTACTGAAATATGCATCAGGTGTTTGTCCAAGGAACCTGCTGGCAGACCTTCTGTTGACGATGTGTTATGGAATTTGCAGTTTGCTGCTCAAGTTCAAGACTCATGGAAGGGAGACTCCCAGAGCAGTGAATGCTCACCAGTTTCACCTTCTCAGCCAGGCCTGCGGCTTGCCTTCCAATAA